Proteins encoded within one genomic window of Phototrophicus methaneseepsis:
- a CDS encoding VWA domain-containing protein produces the protein MELQFDPYGVLGISSNSTENDIKRAYRRLARRLHPDVNPNNEAAAAQFQDITWAYNILTDPIGKEQVDKYLEELTKSENTYFTLRVTPSKRSVAVMPEEQIIYLLTEIYAAPQQPVKSKKHATLNLTLVLDQSNSMTGDRINQVKSAAQRVIDALEPSDILSVVAFNDRANVLIPAMRAEDKPQLKARISIMNASAGTEIYQGLSLGIEQNRKFLGPNLVNHVLLLTDGHTYGDQENCLKIAQEGSKEGITVSAVGLGKDWNDEFLDKLASFSGGSTTYIESAADIIPFFNEHVRSLTDSFSEHMAFSVAPDPDVNLEMAFKLSPNPQPLEVVNGRLPLGSLEAKRPIVVLLQFQMPAHMDVGFRTVARLVATGDILQNTPQSFQAVSDVSIEVAHNPPPDDAPQVVMDALSKLTLYRMQEQAQSDLDNGDIDMATQRLEYLATRLMEQGYPALATTTLSEATQLKQTSKLSERGRKTLKYSTRALVSIDDLSQAISSLMDDDI, from the coding sequence ATGGAGCTACAATTTGATCCGTATGGCGTACTGGGTATCTCTTCGAATTCAACCGAAAATGATATTAAGCGAGCCTATCGGCGGCTAGCGCGTCGTCTCCATCCTGATGTTAATCCCAATAATGAAGCTGCCGCAGCACAGTTTCAGGATATCACCTGGGCATATAACATTCTGACAGACCCAATCGGCAAAGAGCAAGTCGATAAATACCTTGAGGAACTAACTAAGAGCGAAAACACCTATTTCACACTCAGGGTCACACCAAGCAAGCGCTCCGTTGCTGTCATGCCAGAAGAGCAAATTATCTACCTGCTCACAGAAATTTACGCAGCACCACAACAGCCTGTTAAATCCAAGAAACACGCGACACTCAACCTTACGCTGGTGCTCGATCAAAGCAATTCCATGACGGGCGATCGCATCAACCAAGTGAAATCTGCCGCACAGCGTGTGATTGATGCCCTGGAGCCATCCGATATTCTGTCTGTCGTCGCCTTTAATGACCGTGCCAATGTCCTCATCCCAGCGATGCGTGCTGAAGACAAACCACAGCTTAAAGCGCGCATCAGCATTATGAACGCCTCAGCAGGCACGGAAATTTATCAAGGTCTATCGCTGGGCATTGAACAAAATCGTAAGTTCCTGGGACCTAACCTCGTCAATCATGTCTTGCTCCTGACGGATGGTCATACCTATGGGGACCAGGAAAACTGCTTAAAGATAGCGCAGGAAGGCAGCAAAGAAGGCATCACAGTGAGTGCTGTCGGCCTTGGTAAAGATTGGAATGACGAATTTCTCGACAAATTGGCTTCATTCTCCGGTGGGTCGACTACATATATTGAATCTGCGGCAGATATTATCCCTTTCTTCAATGAGCATGTCCGCAGCTTGACGGATTCATTTTCGGAGCATATGGCTTTTTCCGTTGCACCAGACCCGGATGTCAACCTAGAGATGGCCTTTAAACTCTCTCCGAATCCACAACCGCTGGAAGTTGTCAATGGACGCTTACCGCTTGGCAGTTTAGAAGCAAAACGGCCCATCGTCGTATTGTTACAATTCCAGATGCCGGCTCACATGGATGTGGGTTTCCGTACTGTGGCTCGCCTCGTCGCAACGGGCGATATCTTGCAAAACACACCGCAGTCATTCCAGGCTGTCAGCGATGTATCTATAGAAGTGGCTCACAACCCGCCCCCAGATGATGCGCCACAGGTGGTCATGGATGCTTTAAGCAAATTGACGCTATATAGAATGCAAGAACAAGCACAGAGTGACCTGGATAATGGCGATATTGATATGGCCACACAACGCTTAGAGTACCTGGCAACTCGTTTGATGGAACAAGGTTATCCTGCCCTGGCAACGACCACGCTGTCAGAAGCAACTCAGCTTAAGCAAACGAGCAAATTATCCGAAAGGGGCCGCAAAACTTTGAAATATTCCACACGGGCCCTTGTATCCATAGATGATCTGAGCCAGGCAATTTCATCCTTGATGGATGACGATATTTAA
- a CDS encoding PQQ-binding-like beta-propeller repeat protein — translation MPETTQFPGANDSGYEGGHLRPNTILLARYKIDAKLGGGGQGAVYQARDLNFPDARRLVAIKEMTVMTADPSLRASSLKTFQREANILATLNHPATPKIYDFFDQNNSAYLIMEYINGNNLEEILIKTKKIPIDKIVEWAIELCDVLQYLHSYQPEPIIFRDMKPANIMIDSLGKVRLVDFGIAKIFVSGVKHTTIGTEGYSSPEQYKGNANPLSDIFSLGATLHHVITRKDPRLEPPFSFSERNIMDYNEEATPELAAILDKALSFEPEKRYQSCAEMKEAFMALRYRPIGTSVASAATNGSAPTPRANSRELVDSGADGRMQPIWTFETEDEIRSSPASADGVVFVGSYDTNLWAIEQQSGEFIWKRPSDAGIASTPGIDSYHGQVIIGSEDYTIRAINMRDGRVNWSHITGNKVRSSPNIAHGYVFFGSDDGKLYALLADNGRYQWEYDAGSAVRSKPFITNERVIFGTEGGDIVGLELNGQRKWVLRTKKAVTSSPYVDLEGICYVGSFDGFIYAIDADSGFSHWRVRTTGPIISSPTVHRNLVYIGSADGRLYCINTQTGKERWTYQTEKPIVASPIVHDGVVYIGGTDRIFHAIDAMNGKEIWRFETKGAITSAAHIVDDLILFGSLDHTLYALPLVRQ, via the coding sequence ATGCCGGAAACAACTCAATTTCCTGGAGCAAACGATAGCGGATATGAAGGAGGTCATCTCCGCCCTAACACGATCTTACTGGCACGCTATAAGATCGATGCGAAGTTAGGTGGTGGTGGTCAGGGTGCTGTGTATCAAGCGCGGGATCTAAACTTCCCCGATGCTCGCCGCCTCGTTGCAATTAAAGAAATGACCGTCATGACGGCGGATCCCAGCCTCCGAGCGTCTTCTTTGAAGACATTTCAGCGCGAAGCCAACATACTGGCTACGCTGAATCATCCTGCCACGCCGAAAATCTACGATTTCTTCGATCAGAATAATAGTGCCTATCTCATCATGGAGTATATTAACGGCAACAATCTGGAAGAAATCCTCATCAAAACGAAGAAAATTCCGATCGATAAGATCGTTGAGTGGGCTATTGAACTCTGTGACGTGCTGCAATATCTGCATAGTTATCAGCCAGAGCCCATCATTTTCCGAGATATGAAGCCCGCTAACATCATGATTGACAGCCTGGGTAAAGTACGGCTGGTCGACTTTGGTATCGCTAAAATCTTTGTGAGCGGCGTCAAGCATACCACTATCGGTACAGAAGGCTACTCATCGCCGGAGCAATACAAAGGCAATGCCAACCCCCTGAGCGATATTTTTAGCCTTGGCGCAACACTCCACCATGTGATTACGCGCAAAGATCCTCGGCTGGAGCCACCCTTCAGCTTTAGCGAGCGCAATATCATGGATTACAACGAAGAAGCAACGCCGGAATTAGCAGCCATCCTGGATAAAGCACTCAGCTTTGAGCCAGAAAAACGTTACCAAAGTTGTGCGGAAATGAAAGAAGCCTTTATGGCGCTTCGCTATCGGCCTATTGGCACATCTGTCGCGTCTGCAGCAACCAATGGAAGCGCCCCAACGCCGCGCGCCAACAGCCGTGAACTCGTTGATTCTGGCGCGGATGGCCGGATGCAGCCTATCTGGACGTTTGAGACAGAAGATGAAATTCGCAGTAGCCCCGCCTCAGCTGATGGTGTGGTTTTCGTTGGCTCCTATGACACGAACTTATGGGCCATCGAGCAGCAAAGTGGTGAATTCATCTGGAAGCGCCCCTCAGATGCAGGTATTGCGTCAACGCCCGGCATTGATAGCTATCATGGGCAGGTTATTATTGGCTCGGAAGACTACACAATCCGTGCGATTAATATGCGCGATGGGCGCGTTAACTGGTCGCACATCACAGGCAATAAAGTCCGCAGCTCACCGAATATTGCTCATGGTTACGTCTTCTTCGGCAGTGATGATGGCAAACTCTATGCCCTCTTAGCCGATAATGGGCGATATCAATGGGAATATGACGCGGGTTCTGCTGTCCGTAGTAAACCCTTTATCACCAACGAGCGCGTTATTTTTGGCACCGAAGGTGGCGACATCGTCGGACTTGAACTGAACGGCCAACGTAAGTGGGTGCTCCGGACGAAAAAAGCCGTCACATCTTCACCCTATGTAGACCTTGAAGGCATTTGCTACGTAGGATCATTTGACGGATTTATTTATGCCATTGATGCAGATAGTGGGTTCAGCCATTGGCGCGTACGCACAACTGGGCCTATTATTTCTTCACCGACTGTACATCGCAATCTCGTCTATATAGGCTCCGCAGATGGTCGCTTGTATTGCATCAACACCCAAACAGGCAAAGAACGTTGGACTTACCAGACAGAAAAGCCTATTGTTGCTTCGCCCATCGTTCATGATGGCGTTGTTTACATTGGTGGAACCGATCGTATCTTTCATGCTATTGACGCGATGAATGGTAAAGAAATCTGGCGATTCGAAACGAAGGGCGCGATCACATCCGCTGCCCATATAGTCGATGATCTGATTTTGTTTGGTTCGCTCGATCACACATTGTATGCCCTGCCCTTAGTTCGTCAGTAG
- a CDS encoding FHA domain-containing protein, whose product MTTRVDNAIPEQVLDTVKWGSAQLTDTHTLKIDFMDTNKSLMLRPKGQLIFGRADESTNTFPDVDLAPYGAISKGVSRQHAVLEVNEDTIIIMDLGSSNGTFLNGQRLLPNQPRVVRDGDEVRLGRLVTHIHFK is encoded by the coding sequence ATGACAACCCGCGTGGATAATGCGATACCGGAACAAGTGCTTGATACGGTTAAATGGGGTAGCGCACAACTTACAGATACACATACACTTAAAATAGATTTTATGGATACTAACAAATCGTTGATGCTGCGACCGAAAGGCCAGCTTATTTTTGGGCGCGCTGACGAAAGCACAAACACCTTCCCCGACGTGGACCTGGCACCTTATGGGGCTATATCCAAAGGGGTATCCAGGCAGCATGCCGTGCTGGAAGTTAACGAAGATACGATTATCATTATGGACCTGGGGAGTTCTAACGGCACCTTCCTAAATGGACAGCGCCTCCTGCCGAATCAACCCCGTGTCGTTCGCGATGGGGATGAGGTCCGGTTGGGAAGGCTTGTTACACACATTCATTTTAAGTAG
- the hemW gene encoding radical SAM family heme chaperone HemW, whose protein sequence is MIAQSGTFDDTRLPVSLYLHIPFCRTICTYCAFNTYADLDDLIPAFVDALCQEMRFVGASRSNIQLKTIYFGGGTPSLLTAKQYEQLFATIEQVFDTSQVVETTLESNPNDLSFGYLRDLRAVGFNRISIGAQTANQRELSLYGRRHDFDEVVHAVSDARQAGFQNISLDLIYGAPDQTVDEWGATLAQAIALQPDHFSLYNLELKGGTVLTHQVDVGELTRPDDDVSADMYDLATDCLGEGGYQQYEISNWSRPGYESEHNLQYWRNLPYLGLGPGAHGFASGVRYNVLRLPQRYIDRLAAAQHSEEYPRTPVTAKAIAVDRETDMQETIMMGMRMLQEGIQRDTFRQRFGVDIVDEYADAIKKHQNYGLLSVDDEKISLTQQGRFLSNAVIRDFF, encoded by the coding sequence TTGATAGCCCAGTCAGGCACTTTTGACGACACGCGCTTGCCCGTCTCTTTGTACCTCCACATCCCATTTTGCCGAACAATTTGTACATACTGCGCCTTTAATACCTATGCCGATCTTGATGATTTGATCCCGGCATTTGTTGACGCACTCTGCCAGGAAATGCGGTTTGTTGGTGCTTCCCGGTCCAATATTCAGCTTAAGACGATTTACTTTGGCGGTGGCACGCCGTCATTGCTGACTGCAAAACAATACGAACAACTCTTTGCAACGATTGAGCAAGTTTTCGATACATCGCAAGTGGTAGAAACCACTTTAGAGAGTAACCCCAACGATTTGTCATTCGGTTATCTGCGAGATTTGCGGGCCGTTGGCTTTAACCGCATTAGCATTGGTGCACAGACTGCGAATCAACGTGAGTTATCACTTTATGGGCGCCGACATGACTTTGATGAAGTCGTACATGCTGTTTCTGATGCGCGTCAGGCTGGTTTCCAAAATATTAGCCTAGACCTGATTTACGGTGCGCCGGACCAAACTGTTGATGAATGGGGTGCGACCCTTGCTCAGGCGATTGCTCTACAGCCAGATCATTTTTCGCTGTACAACCTGGAATTGAAGGGTGGTACGGTACTCACACATCAGGTTGATGTGGGAGAACTGACGCGACCCGATGATGATGTCTCCGCTGATATGTATGATCTGGCGACGGATTGCCTGGGGGAGGGTGGCTACCAACAATATGAAATTAGCAATTGGTCTCGGCCTGGGTACGAATCTGAGCATAATCTGCAATATTGGCGGAATTTGCCTTATCTCGGTTTAGGGCCGGGGGCACATGGCTTTGCAAGTGGGGTTCGCTATAATGTATTACGTTTGCCGCAACGTTACATTGATCGGCTTGCTGCTGCTCAGCATTCAGAAGAGTATCCTCGTACGCCTGTAACGGCCAAAGCAATTGCTGTTGACCGCGAGACGGATATGCAAGAGACGATTATGATGGGCATGCGCATGCTGCAAGAGGGCATTCAGCGGGATACCTTCCGGCAGCGCTTCGGCGTGGATATTGTTGATGAATATGCCGACGCTATCAAGAAACACCAGAACTACGGGCTGTTATCCGTTGATGACGAGAAAATCAGCCTGACGCAGCAAGGACGCTTCCTCAGCAATGCTGTGATTCGCGATTTCTTCTAA
- a CDS encoding protein phosphatase 2C domain-containing protein yields MSFFRRLFGAKSNANTEEQNDRDASLEASTATAVEPQTTQVTEQVIEEENPDKVDEVTTEPLSETPLAQAVDEATTIESSENGETTKPVQPDAEMAFTPAAKLAPEETLPHPAEGVTRPLEGDPFDIYQPATGHLTFAHSSDQGMVRNNNQDATYRFFASNHSVDNVPDFGLFIVADGMGGHNHGELASATTVQFIATAVIKSLYLPLLNKSNEDDEEPFTISDILNHAVKEANKQVIRTVPDGGTTLTAVLVLGDVAHFAHVGDSRAYMIRDEKIEQLTRDHSLAQRLIELNQLSADERGDYQHRNVLYRAIGHSEDLEVDTLIRRLPGSAYILLCSDGLWGEVTEEDMVKTITEAKSLQEACDNLVAMANRQGGHDNITALLLKTPIK; encoded by the coding sequence ATGAGCTTCTTTCGCCGTCTCTTTGGCGCCAAGTCAAACGCGAATACCGAAGAACAAAATGATCGTGATGCATCTCTAGAAGCCAGCACAGCCACAGCCGTTGAACCACAGACAACGCAGGTAACTGAACAGGTAATTGAAGAAGAAAATCCTGATAAGGTTGATGAGGTCACGACAGAGCCACTTTCTGAGACGCCACTCGCTCAAGCAGTGGACGAAGCCACAACCATCGAGAGCTCAGAAAATGGTGAAACAACAAAGCCTGTGCAGCCTGATGCAGAAATGGCCTTTACGCCAGCAGCAAAATTAGCACCGGAAGAGACTCTACCTCACCCGGCGGAAGGTGTCACACGTCCGTTGGAGGGTGATCCTTTTGATATCTATCAACCCGCAACCGGCCATCTCACCTTCGCGCATAGTTCAGATCAAGGGATGGTAAGAAATAATAATCAGGATGCAACATATCGCTTCTTTGCATCAAATCATTCCGTTGATAACGTCCCTGATTTCGGTCTGTTCATCGTCGCAGATGGAATGGGTGGGCACAATCATGGCGAGCTTGCCTCTGCGACGACTGTTCAATTTATCGCCACAGCAGTGATTAAATCGCTGTACTTGCCTTTGCTCAACAAATCCAACGAGGATGATGAAGAGCCCTTCACCATCTCCGACATACTCAATCACGCTGTCAAAGAGGCCAACAAACAAGTGATACGGACTGTGCCAGACGGCGGCACTACTTTAACCGCGGTACTGGTGCTCGGAGATGTTGCGCACTTTGCCCATGTTGGCGACAGCCGAGCTTATATGATCCGCGATGAAAAGATTGAGCAACTTACCCGCGATCACTCGTTGGCTCAGCGTCTCATTGAACTTAACCAACTATCCGCTGATGAACGCGGCGATTATCAACATCGTAACGTCCTTTATCGCGCCATTGGTCACAGTGAAGATCTTGAAGTCGACACGCTCATCCGGCGTTTACCCGGCTCGGCCTACATCTTGCTTTGCAGCGACGGGCTATGGGGCGAGGTCACCGAAGAGGACATGGTCAAAACAATTACAGAGGCAAAATCACTGCAAGAAGCCTGTGATAACCTGGTTGCCATGGCGAATCGCCAGGGAGGGCACGACAACATCACAGCGCTTTTGCTTAAAACACCAATCAAATGA
- a CDS encoding polyprenyl synthetase family protein — translation MFATFVQRYWDTLNSTLQSIVETELTDEPGFGLMVRYAMGWETETGEPYHLPTGKRLRPTLLLLTTEAAGGDWHDAIYAAAAVELLHNFSLIHDDIQDDSPLRHNRPTVWQVWGIANAINAGDAMFALAYAALAKSSAHIAPNIALDLWHIFNRTNLELTRGQHLDMRFETQETVSPERYISMLKGKTASLLSACTEMGALIATGDRERANKFAEFGLNIGIAFQIRDDILGIWGDPSVTGKSAATDIETKKKSLPVLYGLAHSEHLTELYRKPEFTQAETNEVIEILDDIQAQAFTREQEEGYHARAMAALEEAEPTGEAAEALHAFVDMLFQRNF, via the coding sequence GTGTTTGCCACCTTCGTACAAAGATACTGGGATACACTCAATTCAACGCTACAGAGTATTGTTGAAACAGAGCTTACAGACGAGCCAGGTTTCGGGCTGATGGTCCGTTATGCTATGGGCTGGGAAACAGAGACTGGGGAGCCATATCATCTCCCTACTGGCAAACGACTGCGTCCGACGTTGTTACTGTTAACGACAGAAGCAGCCGGGGGCGATTGGCACGACGCTATTTATGCGGCAGCGGCTGTGGAACTACTCCATAACTTCTCCCTCATCCATGATGATATTCAAGACGATAGCCCTCTACGCCATAATCGCCCGACTGTGTGGCAAGTCTGGGGCATTGCAAATGCCATCAATGCAGGTGACGCGATGTTCGCCCTGGCATATGCTGCCCTAGCAAAGTCTTCAGCCCATATCGCACCCAACATCGCGTTGGATTTATGGCACATCTTCAACAGAACCAATCTGGAATTAACACGTGGACAGCACCTGGATATGCGCTTTGAAACACAAGAAACGGTTTCTCCTGAGCGTTATATCTCTATGCTAAAGGGTAAAACCGCATCCCTTCTATCGGCCTGTACAGAGATGGGCGCGCTCATTGCCACAGGTGACCGAGAACGTGCAAATAAATTTGCGGAATTCGGCCTGAATATTGGCATCGCATTTCAGATTCGGGATGATATTCTGGGCATCTGGGGTGATCCATCCGTAACCGGCAAATCGGCTGCAACAGATATTGAAACAAAGAAGAAATCCCTGCCCGTGCTTTATGGGCTCGCACACAGCGAGCACCTTACGGAGCTTTATCGCAAGCCAGAATTCACCCAGGCAGAGACCAATGAAGTCATCGAGATACTCGACGATATTCAGGCGCAAGCCTTCACCAGAGAACAGGAAGAAGGCTATCATGCGCGTGCAATGGCAGCCCTGGAAGAAGCAGAACCCACAGGCGAAGCAGCAGAAGCGCTACACGCTTTCGTTGATATGCTTTTCCAACGGAACTTCTAG